GCCGGTGACCGCATCGGCTGGCGGCGCGTCGGCAAGAGGCGCCACGCGGACCGTCTCATCTGCCAGTGGCGGCAGCAGCCGCGGAGCGCGGTCGCACGGCGGAGGTGGTCGCGGAGAGCACCGCGACAGCAGCCGTCGTGATGATTCCGCCTCCGGCGCGCATGATGGCACGACATTGTCCGGCGAGGGCACGGGCGGCGTCACCGTGACCTGTCCCGGTTGCGGAAAACCAGTGAAGGCGGCGCCGGGCGAAAGCGTCCAGTGCCCCTACTGCGTGACGATGAACTGCCCGCGATGTGGATACTCCAAGAACTATCCGCGCGGGCAGGAGCCCGAGAGCTGCCCGATGTGCTATACGACCACCTGCGGGATCTGTGGCCGCACGGGCTGGGCGCGGCGCGATCGCCCCGCCCCGCAGTGTCCGCACTGCATCCGTATCCGTTGCTCGCGCTGCGGTAGCCTCCTCTATCAGGGCGATCGCGCCTCCGCACCCGCATCGTTGCCCTGCGAGACCTGCACCGCACGCGCGAAGGCCGAGGCGGGAAAGGGGAACTAAACGGTGGCGCCGGGCCGATCAGTTGTTGCCCAGCATTGGGCGGCGCTGCTCGTCGGCGTGGCCGTTGCCGCGACGGCTGCGGAAGACCGCGAGGCGGTCGCGAACGTGTTCCGCTCGGGCGAAGTGGCCGGCACCGCCTCAAATGACAGCCGCCGAACCGAACACATTGAGCACGCGATCGAGATGCTCGAAAAGAACGTTCGCGCGCTGGAAGTTCGGTTGGGGCGCGCAACACAGGCCCCCTCGCCATCCCACAACATCGAACGGCGGCTGCAGGAACTGGAACGTAGAATGGAGAGCATCGAACGGGAAGTGAAACGTCTGGACGAACGCCTGCGCCGGCTCGAGGGGCGTCGACCGTCCGGAAGCGCGGGAGAGCGATGAGCACGAGACCAACGTCGGTGTGGTGGGCCTGGAGGGTAGCCGCAGTGATCGGCGCCGTGGCGGCGGGGGGGGACGGCACGCCCCGCGTGATGGTGCTGGTGGACGAGAAGAGTCTCGGGACGATCCCCACCTCGGAGGTCGAAGCGATCGGCGTACGAATGCTGAGCGAACGACGAGTTGAGTCGGTGGACCAGGACATGGTTCGCGCGAATCTTCAGCGCGTGCAGCAGGCGTTGCGCGGCGCCGGCGACGACCGTGGCGCCGCGGCGCTCGGGCGGGAATTCGGCGCCGACGTAATCATCGTGGGCGAGGCGGTTGCGAAGCCGTCGGCGCGCCGACTCGCGGACACGAATCTTCGCACGTATCAGGCCGTGGTCACGCTGCGCGCGGTGCGTACGGACAACTCGGTGAACCTGGCCTCCGCATCGGAGGACGTTTCCGTAGTGGGGCTGGACGACGTTGCAGGCAGCGCCAAGGCGCTGCGGGAGGCCGGCCGGCAGGCGTTCGAAGCGTTGATCCCGCAGATGCTGGAACAATGGAACGCCTCCGGCGCGCCCCCGCGGAGGTCACCCAACGTGGCGGCGGGACGACCGCTCGATGTGACGGTCGGCGGCGTGGACCAGGTGTGGAAGCTGAAGGCGATCCGCGATGTATTGCGCGGTCGTCCGCAGCACATCGAAGAGGTGACGCAGCGAAGTTACGCGCAGGGTCTTGCGGTGTTCAGAATCTCATGCCGCGTGCCGGTGGAGGAGCTGGCCGAAGCGCTGGTGCTGCAGCCGCCGGAGGGCCTGAAGCTGCAGGTGGTGGAAATGACACCCGCCGCGCTGACGTTGCGCGCGGTCGAGGCGAATCCGTGAGGTCCTCATGATCACAAGTGGACGCCAGATGAGATGGCTTGCGGCAGGGCTGCTCGCCGTTGGGTCCATAGCGGCAGACTCTGACCGGGCACTGCTGCTTCGGGCGCTGTTCCGCTACCGCATCGCCGCTCAGGCGGCCGCAGATGCGCGGCAGCTGGCCGCCTCGGCACCGTCGGACGTCGCGCGCGAGGTCGCCACGGGAGCAGAGGCATGGAGTGGCGCGGTGTACGACTCGATCCGAAGCGAGCTGGAAAACGCGCTCGGGGACAGAGCGAAGTCAGAATTTGGTGGGTTCGCCACCGCATATATCGCCGCCGAGGAGCGCGGCGACGCGACATGGCTGGCCACACTCGCACAGCAGCTGCGGGTCTCCCCGATTCCGCGCGACTACGCGGCCCTGCGGCGCGCGATGGTGGAGGAGTGCCTTTCCGCCGAGGTCGCGGAGGCGGCCAGCTTCGTCGGCGAGGTGCAGACCTGGCTCGAGTTGCGGCAGCGCTCCGAAGATGTGCCGCCGCTACGGTCATGGCTGTCCCGAACCGAACCCGTCGCCGTTCAGCCCGCCAGCGACGCGCCGCCCCGCCTGGTCCGGCAAACCGCGCGATCCGACAATCCGCTGCGCGAGGCCGAGGCGCCGGCCGGCGCATTCGTCGCGAGTGAGGAACCGGCTGCGGCCGGCTTGGAGGCGCTGAGTGGCGCCCGCGCCGCACGTCGCGAGAAGGCGCTGGAGGTCGCGCAGGCGGGCATGCAGCAGGTCGCAGAGGAGCGGCGTGCGGCGGAGGAAGAGCTTGCCGCGAAGAAAACCGCCGCTGCGCAGGCGGAAGCTGAGGCACTCAAGAAACAGGCGGAGAAGCTCGCGGCGTCCGAGCAAGAGGCGTTGGAACAGCGCAAAAACAGCTGGTCCGGACGCCTGAAGCAGGTCGTCTCGAGCGCGATCGGCGCGGCGGGCGGGGCTTTCCTGGGCGGCATCGGCACTCGGGCGGGCGAAGCCGCGGCCGAAGCGGTCTTTCGCTGAGCGGTGCCGCCGTCACCGCCCCGTGGGGAGTGGGGGAATGTCGTCGCGTTCGATTCCACCGGGGACACCGCCCGCGTTGGTCGGCTGGTCCGGTCGGGACCGGAGGTCAGGGCACATTCGATGCTCCAGGGCTGCGCTGGAGCCGAACCGCGAGGGGACCGCGAGTCAGGCGGTGCATTGCGCGGGCGCGGGCTCTCCGCTGCGGAGCGCCGCGCAAGTCGCCCGGTGGCCGTTCTCACCGCCGCATCAGCGGCGCGGTGCCAGGCGCTCCAGTTCCTCGCGGGCGCGTTGCATTACCTCCGCCAGTTCCACTTCGTCGCCGCCGCGCTGCCGGCTGAGCTCCGCCGCCTCCATGAAGGCGAGAATTTCGATCGTTTCCTCCTCCGGCACCGGCGGAACGCCGCTTCTGAAAAACTTCAGAACCTCGCGGAGCATCGGCACGTAGCCGGCCGATTCGCCAATCGGCTGCTCACCCCGCTCCCCTCTTGCGCGTCCGCCATATCCCCACTGTTCTTTCGACTGCCGGAACGTCCCTTTGCGACCGTCGGTCCACGTCCCGACGACTTCGACGCGGCCATCCTCGAGCGTTCGGCGCCGGACCGAGCGGCAGCCCGGCCCCATCACGGTGAAGAGCGACTCGACACCGTGGATGCCGTACCAGAAGAGCTCCGGGTGGGTCGGCTCAATCACCACGGGCGATTCGGTTTCGGCCTCGAGCACGCGCCCGACCGCACCCTTCCGCACGGCCTGGGTGTTGGTCCCATACCGCAACGAGGAACAACTGAACACCGGCACGCCCTTCTCCCGAGCAAGCTGGAAGATCGCCAGCCCGTCGCGCAACGAGGCGGCCATCGGCTTGTCAATGAACAGCCGCTTGCCGGCGGCAATCACCGGCCGCGCCTGCTCCAGATGCACGCGCCCGTCCACGCTGGTCAGGATCACCGCGTCGACCTGCCGGCATAGCTCCTCGATGGTCGGAACCAGCACGACGCCCCATCGGTTGGTGAGTTCTTCAGTGAACTTTTCGATCCGGTCGCGGCTGGCGGAGATGTCGGGGCTGCCGCCCTTGAAGGCCGCGACGATCCGCGCACCGGGCAGATGATTGGACGCGGTCGGGTCGTTCAGAATCTTCGCAAACGCGACAACGTGGGAAGTGTCGAGCCCGATCAGCCCCAGCCGCAGCGGCGCTTCCTCCGCCGCCTCCGCGCGAAGGGCAAAACTCGCCAACCCCATCGCCCCCAACGTGCTCTGCAGAATTCGTCTGGCTTTCATGTGTCACTCGATCGCGTTATCATTGCAGTTATGAGGACTGCAATCAATCGCCGCAGGTTTCTTCGTACGGGGCTTTCGTTCGGCACCACGGTGTGCACGGTGGGCCCCGCGTTGCTCTCCCGCGCGGCCCCCTCGAGGCTGCTCCGGGTGGCGATCATGGGCGTAAACGGCAGGGGGATGGACCACATCAAGGGCTGGGCCGGTCAGCCGGATGTGGAGATCGCCTGGGTTTGCGACGTGGACCGGCGCGCGCTCGAGCGGGCGGCGGCGCAGGTGGAAAAAACAACCGGCCGCGCGCCCAAAACGAGCGACGACGTCCGGCGGGTGCTCGAAGATCGAGAGCTTGATGTGCTCTCGATTGCGGCGCCGAACCACTGGCATGCACCGGCGACCATTCTTGCGTGTGCGGCTGGCAAGCACGTGTATGTGGAAAAGCCGGGCAGCCATAATCCGTGGGAGGCGGAGATGATGGTGAAGGCGGCCCGGCACCATCGGCGGCTCGTGCAGATGGGCAACCAACGGCGGAGCATGCGCAACATCATCGCCGCGATTGAGGCGGTGAAGTCTGGCGCGGTGGGCCGCGTGTTGACCGCCCGGTGTTATTACACGCGGTTTCGTCCGCCGATCGGGCGCGGCAAGGAAGCCCCCGTGCCCGAGTGGCTGAACTACGACCTCTGGCAGGGCCCTGCGCCGGAACGGCCGTACCGCGACAACGTGATTCATTACAACTGGCACTGGTTCTGGCACTGGGGGAACGGCGAGCTGGGCAACAACGGCGTGCACACGCTGGACCTCGCCCGCTGGGCGCTCGGTGTGGACCGCCCGCTCAAGGTCACCTACTGCGGCGGTCGCTATCTCGCCGACGACGATCAGGAAACCCCCGACACCGGGGTGGCGGCGTTCGACTTCGGGACTGCGCTGGTCACCTGGGAACAAAGCAGCAGCCATCCGCGAAAGGGAGAAACGCTTCCTCTCGTCGCCTTCTACGGCGAGCAGGGCCGCCTGGTGCTGAGCGACGCCGGTCACAGGATCTACGACAGTGACGGCAAGGAGGTGGCACAGACCGAAAGTGGCGTCGCCGGCGACGTCGTGCGCGGACCCGGCGGCGAACTCGAACATTTTGGCAATCTCTGCGCGGCGATTCGCGACGGCGCGAAGTTGAACTCGGAGATTGAAGAGGGGCAAAAAAGCACGATGCTCTGCCACTACGGCAACATGGCGATTCGGACGGGTTCAATGATTCACGTGGACCCGGTGACCGGCCGGGTGCGGGACAACCCGGCCGCGATGGCGCTCTGGAAACGCGACTACCGGCCGGGGTGGGAACCCAAGTTGTGAAGCTTCCCTCGGCGGGGGCGCGCAGGACGGCCGCACAGAGCGGAGCCCCATGCGAGTGCTGATCCTTGGTGCCCGAGGGCAGCTGGGTCGCGACTGCGAGGCGCTGCTGCGAGCCACGCACGAGGTGATCGCCACCGATCTGCCGGAAGCGGACGTGACCCGGCCGGAATCGGTCGGCGGCTGGGTGCAGCGCGTCCGAC
Above is a genomic segment from Kiritimatiellia bacterium containing:
- a CDS encoding Gfo/Idh/MocA family oxidoreductase codes for the protein MKARRILQSTLGAMGLASFALRAEAAEEAPLRLGLIGLDTSHVVAFAKILNDPTASNHLPGARIVAAFKGGSPDISASRDRIEKFTEELTNRWGVVLVPTIEELCRQVDAVILTSVDGRVHLEQARPVIAAGKRLFIDKPMAASLRDGLAIFQLAREKGVPVFSCSSLRYGTNTQAVRKGAVGRVLEAETESPVVIEPTHPELFWYGIHGVESLFTVMGPGCRSVRRRTLEDGRVEVVGTWTDGRKGTFRQSKEQWGYGGRARGERGEQPIGESAGYVPMLREVLKFFRSGVPPVPEEETIEILAFMEAAELSRQRGGDEVELAEVMQRAREELERLAPRR
- a CDS encoding Gfo/Idh/MocA family oxidoreductase, translated to MRTAINRRRFLRTGLSFGTTVCTVGPALLSRAAPSRLLRVAIMGVNGRGMDHIKGWAGQPDVEIAWVCDVDRRALERAAAQVEKTTGRAPKTSDDVRRVLEDRELDVLSIAAPNHWHAPATILACAAGKHVYVEKPGSHNPWEAEMMVKAARHHRRLVQMGNQRRSMRNIIAAIEAVKSGAVGRVLTARCYYTRFRPPIGRGKEAPVPEWLNYDLWQGPAPERPYRDNVIHYNWHWFWHWGNGELGNNGVHTLDLARWALGVDRPLKVTYCGGRYLADDDQETPDTGVAAFDFGTALVTWEQSSSHPRKGETLPLVAFYGEQGRLVLSDAGHRIYDSDGKEVAQTESGVAGDVVRGPGGELEHFGNLCAAIRDGAKLNSEIEEGQKSTMLCHYGNMAIRTGSMIHVDPVTGRVRDNPAAMALWKRDYRPGWEPKL